The Vanessa atalanta chromosome 6, ilVanAtal1.2, whole genome shotgun sequence region TGGTACGGGGTGATGGCACTTGTTTTTCCCCCTTAAACTacctatattcattttattaatttcctttGTACCGAGTTTAGTTTTCTTAGAAAGAGGCAGATGAAACACTGTCTTAGGTTGAGGTATATTTACGTCTTCTCCGTGTGCCAACATGTCTTGTAGTGTAGAAATAAGTAATTTTCTGTCGCCACCATGACCTACAATTCCTAACTTTGATAATTGTCTAGGAGAAACATCTCCAAAACAACTCCAACTTGTTTCAGACTTGTCATATTTCTTATCACctgttttccttttttttgtttggtcACCGCgatgtttctttttctttaatgATCCTGCTGATGTAGGGTAATATTTCCATTTACCATTACTATCAATATACCCATCAACGCCAACAACTAGCCATTTACCATTCATAGCCTGAAATTTTCCAGTCTCCGCGTCAACCTGCTCGCCGCTTGGCCCAATAAATGTATTTGGCGCCCATCTGCCATCTGGAGCTATATAGCCATCAACGTTTATTTCTAACCATTTATGGTCAGGACTCCAAAAGCCACCTAAGTCACTGCATTGTTCCTTTCCATCAAGACCTTTAAAGAACCTTGGAACGATATTTCCAAATCTATCTACGAGCTTAACTCTATAATCAAGATATGAATATTGTGAACCATTATctactttcattattttttttcctttataactCGGATCAAATATCGCATTAGGAGGGGTAAACTCAACAATCCATTCATCAGAATCAGTATCAGAGCCAATTGATGATTCGTCTTCCGAACAGGAACAAGATAAGTTCATATTTGTAGTCTTTGGAGTTGGCAGAGCTGGATAACACAAACATTTAGGATCTTCAGTGTCAGGTAATATACCAAGGGCTTGCTGATATGTTTTTAAGCAAATTTCTTGACACATATCTTTAAAAGTGTTCTGTATAAATTCTCGTTGAGCTCTCTCGAGCCGTCTACGTACTCGTTCTTTTTTCTTAAGACGTATTCGATTTTCCTCGTCTGTTCTACCTATAGTGTATGTAACAACAGGCTTATCCTCATAAGGCTGTTGATTTAAAGCCCTcggttttaaatatgttttcatcGTCTCCATAGTAATAGTAAATTCACCATCCTTTTTGTGAACAATAAGTAAAGGTCTTTTAAGGGGGCGTTTCCTTTTGTTTGTATCTTTTCGTTTCTTCTTAGACATAATTTGACCTGGATTTTTTGCTATCTTTAATAATCTTACCACGTGTTTATTCGTTGCACCTGGTTTCCACATAGGGCgaaactatgaaaaaaaaaagaaaaagaaagaaagaaaaatacaaaaaaaaaattaaacatgtaaGTTCATTATTCAAGTTAAAAATTTACCTTCATCCCTGGCACATCTTCTGCAGTCCAAAGCCAACCCATATTTTTGGGAACATTTTCTAATGTACCCGTACAAGGTAAACCACACTTACTATGCCCAATTTGAGGagctgtaaatattaaaaataattagaatataaatttaaatgtaacaaacaAATTCTAGGATAATAATTGCACTTCTGCAAGTCTATTTTCAATACGTACGTATACCTTTATAAccataattgaatttaaacctgtcatcttttctttttttcttgcCTTTCTTCGAGTCTTTTTCGGATTCAACGCTTTTCTTCTCAATAACCGTTAGAGGCTTATCAGAAGCCGCTGCTTTTTGAAGAGGAGAACTCATTTTTAAGTTCTTTTGATCATCTACTTTTTTTCGACTTTCACTACCGGAAGTACTCCATGTTTTTAACTTACTTTTATCAacgattttatgaaatataggGCAAGGTATTGGCATTTCGTGGAACGGTGTTTTGGATAGCTCATCACCAGCTAATTCGTACCCACCACAAACTCCACAATACGTTGTTTTCTTAGTAAAACCAAATGTACATTCACAAGTGCAAAAACATGGATCTTCTCCATATTTCATTTTAGCTTTCACTCCACCTATCACTTCTTCAACTTTTTCTACAGTTTTATTGTCATTACAACATTGGTTTCCTAAATtcgaaatatctaaattaattcTACCATCAGCTCCTGATGGTGGTAATCTCCTGTGAACTCTGTCATTACAATTAATATCTTTACATTTTGTTATTCTGATTTTAGCATCTTCATCTGATAAGTCTACAGAATTTGCGCTTGTTGAACTTGAACCTAATCTTTCTTTACCACGACAATCACTAGcacatttcttatatttaattttttttagaacacTTGGTCCTTCCACGTTGTCCACGTCAGATTCTTTAGGAGAGTTTTGAGGAGAAGAGTCatttttaacagaaaaatatCCGACACAGTATACTTTGTTACCAAACGTACTCGAAGGAtctccaaatatatattttaatgtttcgttTTTCCTTTCGTTTCGTTTACCACCAATTGATAAACATGACCTACTCTTATTAATATCTTTTTGTTTATCAtcaattattatagatttgCTTTTAACCGTGTTTGTTTTGTAGACTGTATCGTGCAATGATTTGATCGAGCTGTTTTCATTAGATTTGTTCTTCGTATTTGTTAACGaaactatattttctattattccAGGTTTAATATGAGTAACATGTTTGCTATTAAGCTTATTTTGATCGTgctctttacttttaatattgttaaaagtaCTTAAAATCATGTTGGTTTTTGAATTGTTTTGTGTGTAAATAAGAATAGGCACGTTTTTGGAAATAGACCTAAAGTGGCTTGTTATTTTGTTACCTAAATACGTTAACTTAATACTCAGATCAATGGAAACTACTCTCTTTGAGCTTAATTCATCATAAATGCTATATACACCCTGTGAATAAGGTGGTAGAATTGTcgtatttttttctacatcagTCAAATATTCAGTATATATCTTGTTCCATGGTATTACAACAGAACCCAGTTTTAAATTTGGATTAGTATCCCTCCATAGAGTCAACTCGAGTGGAAAATGCTTCATATAAGATACAAGTACAGGTAGTTTGGTGACTATTAATATTGATTGTCCCAATTGTGGTTTCAGGTTTAAAGATTTCTTGATCgtggtattattttttcttacctTTTGTTTTGGTTGAACTATTACTTTTCGTGTTTTCTTAGGTAACGAGGtatttattggatttttgaTTGTCGTCTTAAATATCTCAGCAAATTGAGCGACAACTTTTAATTCTTTCTCTATTATGTACCACTTTAGGTCTTTTATACcaaactcaaataaaaacattgaatccGAAAGAGCCATTATAAGTGTATGATAGGTGTTACTTTAgtgataaattacatttaaggttaccaaaattatgaaaattatatcaaacttGTAATTTACATGACAGCCAAAATTGTATAATGTCAAtaagaatgtaattttttttcttttgtagtattttttgtaaatttattagtatttttttgat contains the following coding sequences:
- the LOC125065026 gene encoding uncharacterized protein LOC125065026 isoform X2, translating into MALSDSMFLFEFGIKDLKWYIIEKELKVVAQFAEIFKTTIKNPINTSLPKKTRKVIVQPKQKVRKNNTTIKKSLNLKPQLGQSILIVTKLPVLVSYMKHFPLELTLWRDTNPNLKLGSVVIPWNKIYTEYLTDVEKNTTILPPYSQGVYSIYDELSSKRVVSIDLSIKLTYLGNKITSHFRSISKNVPILIYTQNNSKTNMILSTFNNIKSKEHDQNKLNSKHVTHIKPGIIENIVSLTNTKNKSNENSSIKSLHDTVYKTNTVKSKSIIIDDKQKDINKSRSCLSIGGKRNERKNETLKYIFGDPSSTFGNKVYCVGYFSVKNDSSPQNSPKESDVDNVEGPSVLKKIKYKKCASDCRGKERLGSSSTSANSVDLSDEDAKIRITKCKDINCNDRVHRRLPPSGADGRINLDISNLGNQCCNDNKTVEKVEEVIGGVKAKMKYGEDPCFCTCECTFGFTKKTTYCGVCGGYELAGDELSKTPFHEMPIPCPIFHKIVDKSKLKTWSTSGSESRKKVDDQKNLKMSSPLQKAAASDKPLTVIEKKSVESEKDSKKGKKKRKDDRFKFNYGYKAPQIGHSKCGLPCTGTLENVPKNMGWLWTAEDVPGMKFRPMWKPGATNKHVVRLLKIAKNPGQIMSKKKRKDTNKRKRPLKRPLLIVHKKDGEFTITMETMKTYLKPRALNQQPYEDKPVVTYTIGRTDEENRIRLKKKERVRRRLERAQREFIQNTFKDMCQEICLKTYQQALGILPDTEDPKCLCYPALPTPKTTNMNLSCSCSEDESSIGSDTDSDEWIVEFTPPNAIFDPSYKGKKIMKVDNGSQYSYLDYRVKLVDRFGNIVPRFFKGLDGKEQCSDLGGFWSPDHKWLEINVDGYIAPDGRWAPNTFIGPSGEQVDAETGKFQAMNGKWLVVGVDGYIDSNGKWKYYPTSAGSLKKKKHRGDQTKKRKTGDKKYDKSETSWSCFGDVSPRQLSKLGIVGHGGDRKLLISTLQDMLAHGEDVNIPQPKTVFHLPLSKKTKLGTKEINKMNIGSLRGKNKCHHPVPSDKGIVAVDAYGNKTYFKLRHRKNVRPRERLAALEDRGISLSSFHVPCFHSFINSEVMKQQQRDRLLAQTTKTTATQV
- the LOC125065026 gene encoding uncharacterized protein LOC125065026 isoform X1 is translated as MALSDSMFLFEFGIKDLKWYIIEKELKVVAQFAEIFKTTIKNPINTSLPKKTRKVIVQPKQKVRKNNTTIKKSLNLKPQLGQSILIVTKLPVLVSYMKHFPLELTLWRDTNPNLKLGSVVIPWNKIYTEYLTDVEKNTTILPPYSQGVYSIYDELSSKRVVSIDLSIKLTYLGNKITSHFRSISKNVPILIYTQNNSKTNMILSTFNNIKSKEHDQNKLNSKHVTHIKPGIIENIVSLTNTKNKSNENSSIKSLHDTVYKTNTVKSKSIIIDDKQKDINKSRSCLSIGGKRNERKNETLKYIFGDPSSTFGNKVYCVGYFSVKNDSSPQNSPKESDVDNVEGPSVLKKIKYKKCASDCRGKERLGSSSTSANSVDLSDEDAKIRITKCKDINCNDRVHRRLPPSGADGRINLDISNLGNQCCNDNKTVEKVEEVIGGVKAKMKYGEDPCFCTCECTFGFTKKTTYCGVCGGYELAGDELSKTPFHEMPIPCPIFHKIVDKSKLKTWSTSGSESRKKVDDQKNLKMSSPLQKAAASDKPLTVIEKKSVESEKDSKKGKKKRKDDRFKFNYGYKGIPPQIGHSKCGLPCTGTLENVPKNMGWLWTAEDVPGMKFRPMWKPGATNKHVVRLLKIAKNPGQIMSKKKRKDTNKRKRPLKRPLLIVHKKDGEFTITMETMKTYLKPRALNQQPYEDKPVVTYTIGRTDEENRIRLKKKERVRRRLERAQREFIQNTFKDMCQEICLKTYQQALGILPDTEDPKCLCYPALPTPKTTNMNLSCSCSEDESSIGSDTDSDEWIVEFTPPNAIFDPSYKGKKIMKVDNGSQYSYLDYRVKLVDRFGNIVPRFFKGLDGKEQCSDLGGFWSPDHKWLEINVDGYIAPDGRWAPNTFIGPSGEQVDAETGKFQAMNGKWLVVGVDGYIDSNGKWKYYPTSAGSLKKKKHRGDQTKKRKTGDKKYDKSETSWSCFGDVSPRQLSKLGIVGHGGDRKLLISTLQDMLAHGEDVNIPQPKTVFHLPLSKKTKLGTKEINKMNIGSLRGKNKCHHPVPSDKGIVAVDAYGNKTYFKLRHRKNVRPRERLAALEDRGISLSSFHVPCFHSFINSEVMKQQQRDRLLAQTTKTTATQV